The following nucleotide sequence is from Actinomycetota bacterium.
CTGCGAGCTCGGTGCAGTCGACGTCGAATCCGGGTTCTCCCGGGATGTCCTTGATCTCGACCACCAGGCGCCATCCGGCCACGCGGCCCTCGGCCAGCACCTGATCGAGGGTCGGCACCGGATCGAAGACGAGCGGGTCGGGATCGGCGTCGCATTGCGTCACGACGGCCGCGGGCTTCTGAACGACGGGACCGGTGCAGTCCGTGGTCCGGTCGAGCGTCGCGTCGTGCATCACGACGAGCACCTCGTCCGACGTGAACTGCGTGTCGAGCTCGATCCACCCGGGAGCCCCCGCCTCCGAGAAGAGCGCGTGGGCATTGCCGAACGCGCCCATCGTGTTCTCGGGCCAAAGGCCCGCACCTCCCCGGTGCGCGATCAGCATCGGCTGGTCGGCAGCGGCGGCGGGGAAGGACGTGAGGGCGAGGACCCCTGCCGCGAGGCCGAGCGCCAGCGCTCTCCGGAGTCGCATGGGTCCGAGACTTCGACGTCGCACGACGGCTTTCCTATCATTCCGACCGTGCTCCTGTCGGCCAAGCTCGCGCCGTGCTTCGAGTATCCGGTGCTCGAGGAGTTCTGGCGCGCCTCGGATGAGCTGGGGTTCCATGCGATCTGGGACTACGACCATTTCTACGGCTTGGTCGATCCGAGCGGTTTCACCTACGAGGGGTGGACCACCCTCGCCGCGATGGCGACGCGGACCGAGCGCTCGCGGATCGGCTGCATGGTCACCGGCGTCACCTACCGGCACCCGGCCGTGCTGGCGAACATGGCGGTGACCGTCGACCACATCTCCGGCGGGCGGCTCGAATTCGGGATCGGCGCCGCCTGGCACGAGCCCGAGCACCGCGGGTACGGCATGGAGTTCCCGAGCGCCGGCACCCGGGTCGCGATGCTCGACGAGGCGCTCGACGTGATCAAGCTCCTGTGGACGCAAGAAGCGCCCTCCTACGAAGGGCGCTTCTATCGCCTCGTCGAGGCGCAGTGCGTCCCGAAGCCTTTGCAGAAGCCGCACCCGCCGATCGTGGTCGGCGGTTCCCAGCCAAAGA
It contains:
- a CDS encoding glycerophosphodiester phosphodiesterase, whose protein sequence is MRLRRALALGLAAGVLALTSFPAAAADQPMLIAHRGGAGLWPENTMGAFGNAHALFSEAGAPGWIELDTQFTSDEVLVVMHDATLDRTTDCTGPVVQKPAAVVTQCDADPDPLVFDPVPTLDQVLAEGRVAGWRLVVEIKDIPGEPGFDVDCTELADALGAAVNAAAFPKQNVIVQSFWPLCLDRLERREPTIATLLLTSSSTVNALAGVVTPVPLGFTLTANAVFATLRGYEYSAPDQDTIDLIGPVVTVAHLLGRKVVVWTVDDVARMQQLAAIGVDGIISDRPDLLVATFGP
- a CDS encoding TIGR03560 family F420-dependent LLM class oxidoreductase produces the protein MLLSAKLAPCFEYPVLEEFWRASDELGFHAIWDYDHFYGLVDPSGFTYEGWTTLAAMATRTERSRIGCMVTGVTYRHPAVLANMAVTVDHISGGRLEFGIGAAWHEPEHRGYGMEFPSAGTRVAMLDEALDVIKLLWTQEAPSYEGRFYRLVEAQCVPKPLQKPHPPIVVGGSQPKMLRLIAKHADEWNTPAQGPEAWASQSATLDELCREIGRDPKDLRRSVQVFLHPQQDGQIESLLDTLPAYAEAGCEHVVLSFYHPPTRAQLERCAALG